The Leptospira wolbachii serovar Codice str. CDC genome segment AACTCCTTAAAACAATACAAGCAGGAGCTCGATTTATTAGGTGTTGAGACAATTCACCTTTTTGGATCTGTCGCTAGAAATGAAGCAAAACTAAATAGTGATATTGATTTCCTTGTGAAGTTTAAGCCTGGAATGAAAAATTTTGATAATTACATTAATCTAACTTTCTTACTAGAAGACCTTTTTAATGTAAAAATTGATCTACTGACTGCTGACTCTATTTCGGGGTCAATTAAAAACTCTGTTGAAAGTGAGTCAGTTCTAATTGAAGTCTGATATTGATTATATTAAACATATTTATAACGAAATTTTGTTTATTAAAGATGAATTACCAAAAACGGATGCGGCTCTATTTCTTAACAATAATGTATTAAAACGAGCCTTTGTTAGAAGTATCGAAATCATCGGTGAAGCCTCTAACAAACTTTCCGATTCTTTTAAGAAAAAATACAATGAACCAGAATGGAGAAAATTCTCAGCTACTAGAAACCATTTAATTCATGGTTACTTTATTGTTGATTATGATATTGTTTGGGATCTCGTTAAAAATAAAATCCCGGTTCTTGAAGTTCAAATTAAAGAAA includes the following:
- a CDS encoding nucleotidyltransferase family protein; this encodes MATVSSLDATSIQNSLKQYKQELDLLGVETIHLFGSVARNEAKLNSDIDFLVKFKPGMKNFDNYINLTFLLEDLFNVKIDLLTADSISGSIKNSVESESVLIEV
- a CDS encoding HepT-like ribonuclease domain-containing protein; amino-acid sequence: MKSDIDYIKHIYNEILFIKDELPKTDAALFLNNNVLKRAFVRSIEIIGEASNKLSDSFKKKYNEPEWRKFSATRNHLIHGYFIVDYDIVWDLVKNKIPVLEVQIKEILQKEKTLFD